The following coding sequences are from one Paenibacillus tundrae window:
- a CDS encoding 3D domain-containing protein, translating to MGTFQTEETHESRSSSKSFALRWKHENMRQMALIAIFSIALTIMILLVVYGQAGKQISLVIDGKAQAVETRTGMLQELLEEQSITVSPHDQVSMPLNGAIADGDRIVIERAIPVNITADGDTKTLYTTDASVEEVIQKSGIEITSDDKVYPALGTSIKEDMKIRVVRVTKRTVDVEQPIAFKVIKTADPSLYKGDNRVIVSGKEGTLVQHIEKVFQDGELVSKKMVGKSVATNRVDKVIAVGTKAKPAPVVKEPEIQTVSASTSKTKTATKTASSNSDKSSASGSKVITVSGTSFKYSKVLKNVSMTAYSSEEPGIGTKTASGTRVTEGRTIAVDPKVIPIGWWVYIEGLGFRRAEDTGGAIKGNKIDVYYDSVKHAINFGRKKGKTVYVIGPVKPEAN from the coding sequence GTGGGCACATTCCAAACAGAAGAGACCCATGAGTCACGATCATCCAGTAAGTCTTTCGCGTTACGGTGGAAGCATGAGAACATGCGTCAAATGGCATTGATCGCGATATTCTCAATTGCGCTTACAATCATGATCTTGTTAGTCGTATATGGTCAGGCCGGGAAACAAATTTCGCTGGTTATCGATGGCAAAGCTCAGGCAGTAGAGACTCGTACAGGAATGCTTCAAGAATTGTTAGAGGAGCAGTCAATCACAGTCAGCCCTCACGATCAGGTATCCATGCCCTTGAATGGGGCGATTGCAGATGGAGACCGTATCGTTATTGAGCGGGCCATTCCAGTAAATATTACGGCAGACGGAGACACCAAGACTCTGTATACAACCGATGCATCGGTAGAAGAGGTAATTCAAAAGTCAGGTATTGAAATTACAAGCGATGATAAAGTTTACCCTGCGCTCGGAACTTCAATCAAAGAGGATATGAAAATCCGTGTAGTGCGTGTAACAAAGCGTACAGTTGATGTGGAGCAGCCCATCGCATTCAAAGTTATCAAAACGGCTGACCCAAGCTTGTACAAAGGTGACAACCGCGTCATCGTAAGTGGTAAAGAAGGTACACTTGTACAACACATTGAGAAAGTGTTCCAAGATGGAGAATTAGTCTCCAAAAAGATGGTTGGTAAGTCGGTTGCGACGAATCGTGTAGATAAAGTCATCGCTGTCGGAACCAAAGCTAAACCTGCACCTGTTGTGAAGGAGCCTGAGATCCAAACGGTATCGGCTAGCACTTCGAAGACAAAAACAGCAACAAAAACGGCTTCATCGAACTCGGATAAATCCTCTGCCTCGGGCAGCAAAGTCATTACCGTTTCAGGTACTTCTTTTAAATATTCTAAAGTTCTCAAAAATGTGTCTATGACAGCTTACTCTTCAGAAGAGCCTGGCATTGGCACCAAAACAGCCTCCGGTACTCGGGTAACAGAAGGTCGCACCATTGCGGTGGATCCGAAGGTTATTCCAATCGGCTGGTGGGTATACATTGAAGGTCTCGGTTTCCGTCGTGCCGAAGATACGGGCGGAGCTATTAAAGGTAATAAGATTGACGTATATTATGACAGTGTGAAGCATGCCATTAACTTCGGACGTAAAAAAGGCAAGACGGTCTATGTGATCGGTCCGGTGAAGCCGGAAGCGAACTAA
- the rnmV gene encoding ribonuclease M5, protein MIKEVIVVEGRDDTVAIRRAVQADTIETGGSAINQRILKRIALAQERRGVIVLTDPDHAGERIRKIIANKVPGCKHAFIPEADATRKGDIGVENASPEAIRHALARVHTSYEGAPSLIDWEDLIAAGLIVHPQAAARRMEMGNILGIGYCNGKQFHKRLSVFQITREEFSAALSQIECEGL, encoded by the coding sequence ATGATAAAAGAAGTGATCGTGGTTGAAGGCCGTGACGATACGGTGGCGATAAGGCGCGCGGTTCAGGCGGATACCATTGAAACAGGCGGATCAGCCATTAATCAGCGGATTCTGAAGCGTATTGCACTTGCTCAGGAGCGGAGAGGGGTCATTGTTCTGACTGACCCAGATCATGCTGGTGAGCGGATACGGAAAATCATCGCCAATAAGGTACCGGGTTGTAAGCACGCCTTCATTCCTGAGGCTGATGCAACGCGCAAAGGAGATATTGGGGTCGAGAACGCTTCGCCAGAAGCCATTCGCCATGCCCTAGCACGTGTGCATACGTCCTATGAGGGGGCACCGAGTCTGATTGATTGGGAGGATCTCATCGCTGCTGGACTCATTGTGCATCCACAGGCTGCCGCACGACGTATGGAGATGGGGAACATACTCGGCATCGGTTATTGTAATGGTAAGCAGTTTCACAAGCGGTTAAGTGTGTTTCAGATCACCCGAGAAGAATTCTCTGCCGCATTATCGCAAATCGAATGTGAAGGATTGTGA
- the rsmA gene encoding 16S rRNA (adenine(1518)-N(6)/adenine(1519)-N(6))-dimethyltransferase RsmA has translation MKGMEETLEIATPKRTKEIIQKHGFSFKKSLGQNFLIDQNILNKIVNAADLDESKGALEIGPGIGALTERLARVAGPVTAVEIDQRLLPILGEVMEPYPNVRVHHGDVLKLDLEELFRTDFGQVDKVSVVANLPYYVTTPIMMKLLEEKLPVDSIVVMIQKEVAERMASAPGSKEYGSLSIAVQYYSVPELVCIVPPTVFIPQPNVESAVIKLKVREQPPVQVPDEAHFFEVVQASFAQRRKTISNNLKSRFFTKDNREQADQLLEQAGIQPSRRGETLSLEEYATLSTVMWEAGVRAAL, from the coding sequence ATGAAGGGTATGGAAGAGACGTTGGAAATTGCAACACCCAAACGAACGAAAGAGATTATTCAGAAGCATGGATTTTCATTTAAGAAGAGTCTAGGACAGAACTTCCTAATTGATCAAAATATATTGAACAAGATTGTTAACGCTGCGGATTTGGACGAGTCCAAAGGTGCACTGGAGATTGGACCGGGAATAGGAGCACTAACGGAGCGGCTTGCTAGAGTTGCAGGGCCTGTAACGGCAGTAGAGATTGATCAGCGGCTCTTACCAATCTTAGGTGAAGTGATGGAGCCTTATCCCAATGTACGGGTTCATCATGGCGATGTACTGAAGCTGGATCTGGAGGAGTTATTCCGAACGGATTTTGGTCAAGTGGACAAAGTCAGCGTTGTTGCGAACTTGCCTTATTATGTGACAACACCAATCATGATGAAGCTATTGGAAGAAAAGCTGCCTGTAGACAGCATCGTGGTTATGATTCAGAAGGAAGTAGCAGAGCGGATGGCTTCCGCACCTGGTTCCAAGGAGTACGGTAGCTTAAGTATTGCCGTGCAATACTACAGCGTACCTGAACTAGTTTGTATTGTTCCACCTACCGTATTCATTCCTCAGCCTAATGTGGAATCAGCGGTTATCAAACTTAAGGTTCGGGAACAGCCTCCAGTACAGGTGCCAGATGAAGCACACTTCTTCGAGGTGGTACAGGCTTCTTTTGCACAGCGTAGAAAGACTATTTCCAACAATCTGAAATCTCGCTTTTTCACAAAGGATAACCGGGAGCAGGCTGACCAATTATTGGAGCAAGCAGGTATTCAGCCATCTAGACGTGGCGAGACTCTCAGCTTGGAGGAGTATGCAACGTTAAGTACGGTGATGTGGGAAGCTGGAGTACGTGCAGCGCTATAG
- the yabG gene encoding sporulation peptidase YabG, with the protein MNIGDLVVRKSYGGDVTFRVEGLQVDSAVIKGTEFRLLADSPVDDLIQVPYEPQSAKTRQAHVKAHQTLSRLQQNRMEQAQRNREGLGQEWTQQQEPAYFEMPGKVLHLDGDPNYLKKSMNLYEQLRVPAEGQYVHESAMADTLYHLLPKVRPDIVVITGHDGVLKTRQPYDLYSLGSYKNSQNFVAAIQVARQYERHLDALTIVAGACQSHFEALLRAGANFASSPGRILIHALDPVYVAAKASFTSVRDTVNMNDILHNTISGSQGVGGVETRGSYRVGLPGLNDLSTLKVNPSAV; encoded by the coding sequence ATGAATATCGGAGACTTGGTCGTTCGGAAGTCATACGGAGGAGATGTGACTTTTCGGGTGGAAGGCCTTCAGGTGGACAGTGCTGTTATTAAAGGTACCGAGTTCCGGCTGCTTGCTGATTCCCCGGTGGATGATTTGATACAGGTTCCATATGAACCGCAGAGCGCTAAGACCCGACAGGCGCATGTTAAGGCTCACCAGACGCTCTCACGTCTACAGCAGAATCGGATGGAACAGGCGCAGCGAAATCGAGAAGGATTGGGTCAGGAATGGACCCAGCAGCAAGAACCTGCCTATTTCGAAATGCCTGGCAAAGTGCTTCACCTGGACGGAGATCCAAACTATTTGAAAAAAAGTATGAATCTCTACGAACAGCTTCGCGTTCCAGCGGAGGGGCAGTACGTACATGAATCTGCTATGGCCGATACGTTGTATCACCTTTTACCGAAGGTTAGGCCAGACATTGTGGTCATTACAGGGCACGATGGCGTGCTGAAGACTCGTCAGCCTTACGATCTGTACAGTCTGGGGAGCTACAAGAACTCTCAGAACTTTGTGGCAGCAATCCAGGTTGCTCGGCAGTACGAACGTCACTTGGATGCGCTCACCATCGTTGCAGGAGCGTGTCAGTCTCATTTTGAGGCTCTGCTGCGGGCAGGGGCGAACTTTGCCAGTTCACCAGGCAGAATACTGATTCATGCGCTTGATCCGGTATATGTGGCAGCCAAAGCCTCCTTTACTTCAGTTAGAGATACGGTGAATATGAATGACATTCTGCATAATACCATTAGCGGAAGCCAAGGTGTGGGTGGGGTAGAAACGCGTGGCAGTTACCGTGTCGGATTACCTGGATTGAACGATTTATCTACGTTAAAAGTGAACCCATCTGCGGTTTGA
- the veg gene encoding biofilm formation stimulator Veg has protein sequence MAKNTLLDIKRNLDAHIGQKIMLRANGGRRKTIERTGVLEETYPSVFIVKLDEEQETFKRVSYSYADILTESVEVMVFDPGSQTHSSYMEP, from the coding sequence ATGGCTAAAAATACGCTGTTGGATATCAAACGCAATCTCGACGCTCATATAGGTCAGAAAATTATGTTGCGGGCTAATGGTGGCCGCCGTAAGACTATCGAGCGTACGGGTGTATTGGAAGAAACGTACCCTTCTGTTTTTATTGTTAAGCTTGATGAGGAACAAGAAACCTTCAAGCGAGTATCTTATAGTTATGCAGATATACTTACGGAGTCGGTGGAAGTCATGGTATTTGATCCAGGCAGCCAGACGCATAGTTCATATATGGAGCCGTAA
- a CDS encoding small, acid-soluble spore protein, alpha/beta type has translation MSRRRRSVMSEELKYELAKDLGFYDTVQQEGWGGIKAKDAGNMVKRAIQLAEQAARKS, from the coding sequence ATGAGCCGCAGAAGAAGAAGTGTGATGTCAGAGGAGCTTAAATACGAGCTGGCCAAAGACCTCGGTTTCTACGATACTGTTCAGCAAGAAGGCTGGGGCGGTATCAAAGCCAAAGATGCGGGCAACATGGTGAAGCGAGCGATCCAACTCGCCGAGCAGGCAGCGCGCAAATCCTAA
- the ispE gene encoding 4-(cytidine 5'-diphospho)-2-C-methyl-D-erythritol kinase: MKIYEKAPAKINLMLDVLHKRNDGFHEVEMIMTMVDLADRLEFSELPRDTIFISSQAGYIPLDEKNLAFQAARLIKERYDVRSGVHIHLDKKIPVAAGLAGGSSDAAATLRGLNRLWRLNIPDQELQELGAELGSDVPFCITGGTALATGRGEKLTPIPNPPQCWVILAKPPINVSTADVYGRFRSDKIVRHPSAAKMEQAIRNQSFAEVCGQMGNVLEDVTLKLYPEVLHLKEAMIKLGADGVLMSGSGPTVFGLVSKESKVARIYNGLRGFCKEVYAVRMLT, encoded by the coding sequence TTGAAAATTTACGAAAAAGCGCCTGCTAAAATTAATTTAATGCTGGACGTTTTACATAAAAGAAATGATGGATTCCATGAAGTTGAAATGATCATGACTATGGTCGATTTGGCTGATCGATTAGAATTCTCCGAGCTTCCTCGGGATACAATCTTCATCTCTAGTCAGGCTGGATATATTCCGCTGGATGAGAAGAACTTGGCTTTTCAGGCGGCTAGACTGATCAAAGAACGTTATGATGTTCGATCAGGGGTGCATATTCATCTGGATAAGAAGATTCCAGTAGCTGCCGGTCTTGCAGGCGGCAGTAGTGATGCTGCAGCAACGTTGCGTGGCTTGAATCGTCTCTGGCGTCTTAATATTCCGGATCAGGAGCTTCAAGAGCTTGGAGCCGAACTTGGATCAGATGTACCATTTTGCATTACTGGAGGTACGGCTCTAGCAACAGGTCGAGGGGAGAAGCTCACGCCAATCCCGAATCCACCGCAATGTTGGGTCATACTGGCCAAGCCGCCTATCAATGTATCTACAGCAGATGTGTATGGTCGTTTCCGCAGTGACAAGATTGTTCGCCATCCGAGCGCTGCCAAAATGGAACAGGCTATTCGCAATCAGTCGTTTGCTGAGGTATGTGGACAGATGGGGAATGTGCTTGAGGATGTAACCCTGAAGTTATATCCAGAGGTACTGCATCTGAAGGAAGCCATGATCAAATTGGGAGCAGATGGCGTATTAATGTCCGGAAGTGGCCCAACTGTGTTTGGATTGGTGTCGAAGGAGTCTAAGGTCGCACGGATCTATAATGGGCTGCGTGGCTTCTGTAAAGAAGTATATGCTGTGCGAATGCTGACATAG